A portion of the Pithys albifrons albifrons isolate INPA30051 chromosome 1, PitAlb_v1, whole genome shotgun sequence genome contains these proteins:
- the LOC139678874 gene encoding regucalcin, whose translation MSSVRIECVVSERCGVGESPVWDEKEEALLFVDITGRKVCRWSPVTRQAQAIPVDAPVSSVALRKSGDYVITLGNRFAGLKWKEELVTTITEVDKDKPNNRFNDGKVDPAGRYFAGTMAEETQPAVLERHQGSLYTLFSDCSVVKHFDQVDISNGLDWSLDHKTFFYIDSLSYSVDAFDYDLQTGKIGNRRSIYKLEKEESIPDGMCIDTEGKLWVACYAGGRVIRLDPETGKRLQTVKLPVDNTTSCCFGGRDYSEMYVTSASYGMDKERLSQQPQAGGIFKITGLGVKGVPPYPFAG comes from the exons ATGTCGTCCGTCCGGATCGAGTGCGTGGTCAGCGAGCGCTGCGGGGTCGGGGAGTCGCCCGTATGGGACGAGAAGGAAGAGGCGCTGCTGTTCGTGGACATCACGGGCAGGAAGGTGTGCCGCTGGAGCCCCGTCACTAGGCAAGCCCAGGCCATCCCCGTGG ATGCTCCTGTGAGCTCCGTGGCTCTCCGGAAATCTGGGGATTATGTCATCACACTGGGAAACAGGTTTGCTGGTTTGAAATGGAAGGAGGAGCTGGTAACCACCATTACTGAAGTGGACAAGGATAAACCAAATAACCGATTCAATGATGGGAAGGTGGATCCTGCAGGGAGGTATTTTGCAG GTACAATGGCTGAGGAGACTCAGCCTGCCGTGCTGGAAAGACACCAGGGCTCTTTGTACACTCTCTTCTCTGACTGCTCAGTGGTGAAGCACTTTGATCAGGTGGACATTTCCAATGGGCTGGACTGGTCGCTAGATCACAAAACCTTCTTTTACATCGACAGCTTGTCCTATTCGGTGGATGCCTTTGATTATGACCTCCAAACTGGAAAAATTG GCAACCGTAGGAGTATATACAaactggaaaaagaagagagcatTCCTGATGGGATGTGCATTGATACAGAAGGCAAACTCTGGGTAGCTTGTTATGCTGGTGGGAGAGTGATTCGTCTTGACCCTGAGACAG gaaaaagaCTCCAGACTGTGAAACTTCCAGTTGACAATACAACTTCCTGCTGTTTTGGAGGAAGGGATTATTCAGAAATGTATGTGACTTCTGCCAGTTATGGGATGGATAAAGAGCGCCTTTCACAGCAaccacaggctggagggatttTCAAG aTAACTGGACTGGGGGTAAAAGGAGTCCCGCCATATCCATTTGCAGGTTGA
- the LOC139678890 gene encoding regucalcin-like — MSSIKIESVVKEKNRMGECPVWEERENALVYVDINSQKVCRWSPITNEVQSVSVDARVGSVALRQCGGYVIALGTRFAFLDWDTQAVTTILELEQDKPNNRFNDGKVDPKGRFFAGTMAEETAPGVRARRQGALYTLFPDHSVIKQLDQVDISNGLDWSLDHRTFYHIDSLTYAVHAFSYDVHTGKIACPKLLYHLEKEEQMPDGMCIDTEGKLWVACIDGGRVIRIDPETGKRIQTVRLPTPRITSCCFGGKDYSEMYVTSAYDGLDEATLAKEPHAGEIFKITGLGVKGIPQNFYAA; from the exons ATGTCCTCCATTAAAATTGAATCTGTTGTGAAGGAGAAGAACCGGATGGGAGAGTGCCCCGTctgggaagaaagggagaacGCACTCGTCTATGTAGACATTAACTCACAGAAAGTTTGCCGCTGGAGCCCAATCACCAATGAGGTGCAGAGCGTGTCTGTGG ATGCCCGTGTTGGATCGGTGGCACTGCGGCAGTGTGGGGGCTACGTCATCGCCCTGGGGACCAGGTTTGCCTTTCTTGACTGGGACACCCAGGCGGTCACCACCATCCTTGAGCTCGAGCAGGATAAACCCAACAATAGGTTCAATGATGGGAAAGTGGATCCAAAGGGGAGATTTTTTGCTG GTACAATGGCTGAAGAGACAGCACCGGGGGTTCGAGCAAGGCGGCAAGGCGCTCTCTATACCCTTTTCCCTGACCACTCAGTAATAAAACAGTTAGATCAGGTGGACATCTCCAATGGTCTGGATTGGTCCCTGGACCACAGGACCTTCTATCACATTGACAGCCTGACATACGCTGTCCATGCCTTCAGCTATGATGTGCACACTGGAAAGATCG CCTGCCCCAAACTTTTGTACCATCTAGAAAAAGAGGAGCAAATGCCTGATGGGATGTGCATAGACACAGAAGGGAAGCTCTGGGTGGCCTGTATTGATGGTGGCAGAGTCATTCGTATAGACCCGGAGACAG gaaaaagaaTCCAAACTGTGAGGCTGCCTACTCCAAGGATCACCTCTTGTTGCTTTGGTGGAAAAGACTACTCAGAAATGTACGTGACTTCTGCATATGATGGACTGGATGAGGCCACCTTAGCTAAGGAACCTCATGCGGGAGAGATTTTCAAG ataACAGGCCTGGGTGTGAAAGGGATCCCACAGAATTTCTATGCTGCTTGA